Genomic window (Streptomyces cadmiisoli):
GCCGCTTGACGGGACGCCGGTGCGGCCCGTGCAGATGCGACTCGTCGGCCGCGAGCAGCGCGGTGTCCTCGCCCTTGGCCGAGTCGACCTTCGGCGGCAGGGTGAACGACAGGAACGTACCGAGCATGAAGATCACGAACGCGCCGTACAGCGGCCAGCGCGGTCCGACCACCTGGAGCCCCGCCCCGATGGGCGCCGCCACACCGGTGGCCAGCAGCCCGCCGAGCGTGACCCGGGAATTGGCCTTCACCAGGGAGAACCGGGGCGGCAGCAGCCGGGGCACCACGGCACTTCTGACCACGCCGTACGCCTTCGACGCGACCAGCACGCCGAGCGCCGCCGGATACAGCTCGATGCTGCCCGTGATCACCGCCCCGGACAGCACCAGCGCCAGCAGGGCCCGCGCCAGCATCGCGCAGGCCATCGCCGCGCGGCGGCCGTGCGGGACCCGGTCGAGCAGCGGGCCGATCACCGGGGCGAGCAGCGTGAACGGCGCCATCGTGATCGCGAGGTACAGCGCGACCCGGCCGCGGGCCTCGTCGGTCGGCACCGAGAAGAAGACGGTGGAGGCCAGCGCCACGGTGATCATGACATCGCCGGCGCCGTTCACCGCGTGCAGCTCGATCAGCTTGCCCAGCCCCGACTCGCCGGCGCCGTGCGCGTGGGTCGCCTTGCGGATGCCGCGCGCCGTGCCGGTCAGCGGCAGATGCAGCGCACGGCCGAACCGGCGGACGGACCCGCCCAGCCGGCCCGAACCGCCACCCCGTCCGCTGACCCTGATCCCGCCGGCGCCGGTGACGCCGTCGGGGGGCTTGGTGGCTGCCACGACGTTCATAGTGCCCCCACACTGCCGTCGATAGTGCCGTTACCGCGCGCGCGGCCCGCACTTTGCAGCCGACTGGCACGACGGCGCGGGGGGAAAGAACGGTGCGAAGCGGCGAAGAGTCCCGTCGGTGTAGGACAAGCGTCGGCGAACAGGTAGCGTGCGTATCTCGGCCATCCCGCAGAATGGA
Coding sequences:
- a CDS encoding MFS transporter, which produces MAATKPPDGVTGAGGIRVSGRGGGSGRLGGSVRRFGRALHLPLTGTARGIRKATHAHGAGESGLGKLIELHAVNGAGDVMITVALASTVFFSVPTDEARGRVALYLAITMAPFTLLAPVIGPLLDRVPHGRRAAMACAMLARALLALVLSGAVITGSIELYPAALGVLVASKAYGVVRSAVVPRLLPPRFSLVKANSRVTLGGLLATGVAAPIGAGLQVVGPRWPLYGAFVIFMLGTFLSFTLPPKVDSAKGEDTALLAADESHLHGPHRRPVKRPGLRTVGTAVTHALGANAAIRCLAGFLIFFLAFLLREHPMTGQSAAVSLGMVAVAAGLGNACGTAVGAWFKARAPELIIVTVVAVELAVAITAAVFFGAVLVACLAAVAGFAQALAKLSLDALIQRDVPELVRTSAFARSETLLQMSWVIGGAIGMALPLNGPLGLTVGAVIVAAGWLTTVRGLLASARHGSSSRTRVS